From the Leucobacter tenebrionis genome, one window contains:
- a CDS encoding heavy-metal-associated domain-containing protein produces MNTPAKLGLYGVGLVAAFGAAFLVAGAVVPESAVEARAEATTGGHGGHGEAPAETEAATASLPGLSLAEGGYQLGPVSAPHELGEEGELSFSILDEHGEAVTEFTEEHEKDLHLIVVRNDGAEFRHVHPTLDAEGTWSLPWSWSEAGTYRVFADFIPAESGEKLTLTRSLNIGGDFEPAHGHDDVRTAKAGEFDVELQGDLFVGGGSTLTLEVTRDGEQVTELQPYLGAFGHLVALREGDLAYLHVHPEGEEPKPGDLSGPTVDFATEAPTAGRYLLYFDFQVGDEVYSAPFALTTAEGDAPAGGHDDGEDSH; encoded by the coding sequence ATGAACACTCCCGCCAAGCTCGGCCTCTACGGCGTCGGCCTCGTCGCCGCCTTCGGCGCAGCATTCCTCGTCGCCGGAGCGGTCGTGCCCGAATCCGCGGTCGAGGCCCGCGCCGAGGCGACCACCGGGGGTCACGGCGGCCACGGCGAAGCCCCCGCCGAGACCGAGGCGGCCACCGCCTCGCTGCCGGGCCTGTCGCTCGCCGAGGGCGGTTACCAGCTCGGTCCCGTCTCAGCCCCGCACGAGCTCGGCGAGGAGGGGGAGCTCAGCTTCTCGATCCTCGACGAGCACGGGGAGGCCGTGACCGAGTTCACCGAGGAGCACGAGAAGGACCTCCATCTCATCGTCGTCAGGAACGACGGCGCCGAGTTCCGCCACGTGCACCCGACGCTCGACGCCGAGGGCACCTGGTCGCTGCCCTGGTCCTGGTCGGAGGCGGGCACCTACCGCGTCTTCGCCGACTTCATCCCGGCCGAGAGCGGCGAGAAGCTCACTCTCACGCGCAGCCTGAACATCGGCGGCGACTTCGAGCCGGCGCACGGCCACGACGACGTGCGCACCGCGAAGGCGGGCGAGTTCGATGTCGAGCTGCAGGGCGACCTCTTTGTGGGCGGCGGATCCACCCTCACCCTCGAGGTGACCCGTGACGGCGAGCAGGTCACCGAACTGCAGCCCTACCTCGGCGCGTTCGGGCACCTGGTCGCGCTGCGCGAGGGCGACCTCGCCTACCTGCACGTGCACCCCGAGGGGGAGGAGCCGAAGCCCGGCGACCTCTCGGGGCCCACGGTCGACTTCGCGACGGAGGCCCCGACCGCGGGCCGCTACCTCCTCTACTTCGACTTCCAGGTCGGCGACGAGGTCTACTCCGCTCCGTTCGCACTCACCACCGCGGAGGGCGATGCCCCCGCAGGCGGCCACGACGACGGCGAAGACTCCCACTGA
- a CDS encoding HU family DNA-binding protein: MALNKTELVAKIAAETGQSQAAVSSVIDGLFAAVSETVAGGDKVSIPGWISFETATTAARTGRNPRTGETIEIPAGKRVKVSVGSKLKAAVK, encoded by the coding sequence ATGGCACTCAACAAGACTGAGCTCGTCGCTAAGATCGCGGCCGAGACCGGCCAGAGCCAGGCCGCCGTTTCGAGCGTTATCGACGGCCTCTTCGCCGCGGTTTCCGAGACCGTCGCCGGTGGCGACAAGGTGTCGATCCCGGGCTGGATCTCCTTCGAGACCGCGACCACCGCTGCCCGCACCGGCCGCAACCCCCGCACCGGTGAGACCATCGAGATCCCCGCCGGCAAGCGCGTGAAGGTCTCGGTCGGCTCGAAGCTCAAGGCTGCCGTGAAGTAA
- a CDS encoding GntR family transcriptional regulator produces MNGVQALSAINNRPTAVVIADQLREGIINGSFSPGDQINEAQVAGQLNVSRGPVREALHRLVQEGLLLSRPNRGVFVQELTVRDVAEVFEAREVIECAAAEIITKKPAEQRAQIAEQLLPIVDRMHGALIDGDWTQLGRVDMEFHTTIVANADNTRLARAYATLATEALICLAHFPGAYPKPERVIVGHTEIAELLREGEMEALHLALHRHLSLSEYEIHTHDDEGALRHGRNEEDAAL; encoded by the coding sequence ATGAACGGCGTACAGGCGCTCTCCGCGATCAACAACCGCCCCACCGCGGTCGTCATCGCGGATCAGCTGCGCGAGGGCATCATCAACGGTTCGTTCTCGCCGGGCGACCAGATCAACGAGGCCCAGGTCGCCGGTCAGCTGAACGTCTCCCGCGGGCCCGTGCGCGAGGCGCTGCACCGTCTCGTGCAGGAGGGGCTGCTCCTCTCGCGCCCCAATCGGGGCGTATTCGTGCAGGAACTCACGGTGCGCGACGTCGCCGAGGTCTTCGAAGCCCGCGAGGTCATCGAGTGCGCGGCGGCCGAGATCATCACGAAGAAACCCGCCGAGCAGCGTGCGCAGATCGCCGAGCAGCTCCTGCCGATCGTGGATCGCATGCACGGGGCGCTCATCGACGGCGACTGGACCCAGCTCGGCCGCGTCGACATGGAGTTCCACACGACGATCGTGGCGAACGCCGACAACACGCGGCTCGCCCGCGCCTACGCCACCCTCGCCACCGAGGCGCTCATCTGCCTCGCCCACTTCCCCGGCGCGTATCCGAAGCCCGAGCGGGTGATCGTGGGGCACACCGAGATCGCGGAGCTGCTGCGAGAGGGGGAGATGGAGGCGCTGCACCTCGCGCTCCACCGCCACCTCTCGCTCAGCGAGTACGAGATCCACACGCACGACGACGAGGGCGCGCTGCGGCACGGCCGCAACGAGGAGGACGCGGCGCTCTGA
- a CDS encoding YHS domain-containing protein produces MCEAHNHGAAATTEAETAECPVMRGNFVNKADAEAQGLVREYNGEKYYLCCAACGPLFDADPEKYVSAL; encoded by the coding sequence ATGTGCGAAGCCCACAACCACGGAGCCGCTGCGACGACCGAGGCCGAGACCGCGGAGTGCCCCGTCATGCGCGGCAACTTCGTGAACAAGGCCGACGCCGAAGCGCAGGGCCTCGTGCGCGAGTACAACGGCGAGAAGTACTACCTCTGCTGCGCGGCCTGCGGCCCGCTGTTCGACGCCGATCCCGAGAAGTACGTCTCGGCGCTGTAA
- a CDS encoding heavy metal translocating P-type ATPase, which translates to MSAPEMTSDAPVDSYELAIGGMTCSSCAMRIEKKLNRLDGVEASVNYATEKARVTAPRGLDPQALIAEVEKTGYTAELPKPKTRSADAAADGDEDPAEDRELTVLRQRLIGSIVLSVPVILMAMIPALQFTYWQWASLALAAPVIVWAAWPFHRAAWMNLRHGAATMDTLVSVGTTAAFLWSLFALFFGTAGEPGMTHAFELSIAPSDGAANIYLEVAAGVTMFILAGRYFEKRSKRQAGAALRALLELGAKDVAIVRGGEEVRIPIEDLAVGDEFVVRPGEKIATDGVIVSGMSAIDASMLTGESVPVEAGPGDAVTGATVNASGRLVVRATRVGSDTQLAQMAKLVEDAQSGKAEVQRLADRVSGIFVPIAIAIAVVALGAWLGAGFPAASAFTAAVAVLIIACPCALGLATPTALLVGTGRGAQLGILIKGPEVLESTRRVNTIVLDKTGTVTTGRMTLVDAVTAGDTDRAELLRLAGAIEDASEHPIAQAIAKGAVEELDVVLPPVEDFRNVEGRGVTGVVEGRALLVGRQSLLDDWSIAEDPEILRRKQAAEAEGKTAVLVAWDGALRGLLVVADTVKPTSGEAIAQFREIGLSPILLTGDNETVARRIAAEVGITDVIAEVLPGDKADVISRLQSEGRVVAMVGDGVNDAAALAQADLGLAMGTGTDAAIEASDITLVRGDLRSAADAIRLARRTLGTIKGNLFWAFAYNVLAIPLAAFGLLNPMLAGAAMAFSSVFVVGNSLRLRSFKSRAVDPRSSAAAPSRGGDA; encoded by the coding sequence ATGTCAGCACCCGAAATGACCAGCGATGCCCCGGTCGACAGCTACGAGCTCGCGATCGGGGGCATGACCTGCTCGTCGTGCGCGATGCGCATCGAGAAGAAGCTCAACCGACTCGACGGCGTCGAGGCCTCGGTCAACTACGCGACCGAGAAGGCCAGGGTCACCGCCCCGCGCGGCCTCGACCCCCAGGCGCTCATCGCGGAGGTGGAGAAGACCGGCTACACCGCCGAGCTGCCGAAGCCGAAGACCCGGTCGGCCGACGCGGCCGCCGACGGCGACGAGGATCCCGCCGAAGATCGCGAGCTGACCGTGCTGCGCCAGCGCCTCATCGGCTCGATCGTGCTGTCGGTTCCGGTGATCCTCATGGCGATGATCCCCGCACTGCAGTTCACCTACTGGCAGTGGGCGTCGCTCGCCCTGGCCGCGCCCGTCATCGTATGGGCCGCCTGGCCCTTCCACCGTGCCGCCTGGATGAACCTGCGCCACGGCGCCGCGACGATGGACACGCTCGTTTCAGTCGGCACGACGGCGGCCTTCCTCTGGTCGCTCTTCGCGCTCTTCTTCGGCACCGCCGGCGAACCCGGCATGACCCACGCGTTCGAGCTGTCGATCGCACCGAGCGATGGCGCCGCGAACATCTACCTCGAGGTCGCGGCCGGCGTGACGATGTTCATCCTCGCGGGCCGCTACTTCGAGAAGCGCTCCAAGCGCCAGGCGGGCGCCGCGCTGCGGGCGCTGCTCGAGCTCGGTGCGAAGGACGTCGCCATCGTGCGCGGTGGCGAGGAGGTCAGGATCCCGATCGAGGATCTCGCCGTGGGCGACGAGTTCGTCGTCCGCCCGGGCGAGAAGATCGCGACCGACGGTGTGATCGTCTCGGGCATGTCGGCGATCGACGCCTCGATGCTCACCGGCGAGTCGGTGCCCGTCGAGGCCGGGCCGGGCGACGCCGTCACGGGCGCGACGGTGAACGCGAGCGGGCGGCTCGTCGTGCGGGCGACCCGGGTCGGCTCCGATACGCAGCTCGCCCAGATGGCGAAACTCGTCGAGGACGCGCAGTCGGGCAAGGCCGAGGTGCAGCGCCTCGCGGATCGGGTCTCGGGCATCTTCGTGCCGATCGCGATCGCGATCGCCGTGGTCGCGCTCGGCGCGTGGCTCGGCGCCGGCTTCCCCGCGGCGAGCGCGTTCACGGCGGCCGTCGCCGTGCTCATCATCGCCTGCCCCTGCGCCCTGGGTCTCGCGACCCCCACCGCGCTGCTCGTGGGCACGGGACGCGGCGCCCAGCTCGGAATCCTGATCAAGGGCCCTGAGGTACTCGAATCGACCCGCCGCGTGAACACGATCGTGCTCGACAAGACGGGCACCGTCACCACGGGACGCATGACCCTCGTGGACGCGGTCACCGCGGGCGACACGGATCGCGCCGAGCTGCTGCGCCTCGCGGGTGCCATCGAGGACGCCTCCGAGCACCCCATCGCCCAGGCGATCGCGAAGGGTGCCGTCGAGGAGCTCGACGTCGTGCTGCCACCCGTCGAGGACTTCCGCAACGTCGAGGGACGGGGCGTCACCGGTGTGGTCGAGGGCCGTGCGCTGCTCGTGGGCCGGCAGTCACTGCTCGACGACTGGTCCATCGCCGAGGATCCCGAGATCCTCCGCCGCAAGCAGGCCGCCGAGGCGGAGGGCAAGACGGCCGTGCTCGTCGCCTGGGACGGCGCGCTGCGCGGGCTGCTCGTGGTGGCCGACACGGTGAAGCCCACGAGCGGCGAGGCGATCGCCCAGTTCCGCGAGATCGGCCTGTCGCCGATCCTCCTCACCGGCGACAACGAGACCGTGGCGCGGCGCATCGCGGCCGAGGTCGGCATCACCGACGTCATCGCCGAGGTGCTGCCGGGAGACAAGGCCGACGTGATCTCGCGACTGCAGTCGGAGGGGCGCGTCGTCGCGATGGTCGGCGACGGGGTCAACGACGCCGCGGCCCTCGCGCAGGCCGACCTCGGGCTCGCGATGGGCACGGGCACGGACGCCGCGATCGAGGCGTCCGACATCACGCTCGTGCGCGGCGACCTGCGCAGCGCGGCCGACGCGATCCGGCTCGCCCGGCGCACCCTGGGCACGATCAAGGGCAACCTGTTCTGGGCCTTCGCGTATAACGTGCTCGCGATCCCGCTGGCCGCGTTCGGCCTGCTCAACCCCATGCTCGCCGGTGCGGCGATGGCGTTCTCGAGCGTCTTCGTCGTCGGCAACAGCCTCCGCCTGCGCTCCTTCAAGAGCCGCGCGGTGGACCCCCGGTCGTCTGCCGCCGCGCCCAGCCGCGGCGGCGATGCCTGA
- a CDS encoding cation diffusion facilitator family transporter, whose product MSSSQRHAHGHDHGDHGHGHEPHDHGHAFSTGHPARPAANETGSHGHNHDHGLEGHATAGGKHRKKLILVLSITATIFLVQVVGALISGSLALLADAGHMLTDATGVLIALIATFIAALPATSKRTYGLMRVEVLSAMINGIVLSVICIVIVYSAIQRIGSEVEIETGPMLIAAIIGAVANLVSLLILQSGQKESINVRGAYLEVLGDLIGSGAVIIAGFIIMFTGWNWVDQVAAFAIALLIAPRAYSLLKDVVRILLESTPKDVDLDQTREHMLSVPGVEQVHDLHAWTITSGVNAMSAHVVVDEETLDWERYDRILDELHACLGEHFDTEHCTIQLEPSHHASHESDTHD is encoded by the coding sequence ATGAGTTCTTCGCAGCGACACGCTCACGGGCACGATCACGGCGACCACGGGCACGGCCACGAGCCCCACGACCACGGGCACGCCTTCAGCACCGGACACCCGGCACGGCCCGCCGCGAACGAGACCGGCAGCCACGGGCACAACCACGATCACGGCCTGGAGGGGCACGCGACCGCGGGCGGCAAGCACCGCAAGAAGCTGATCCTCGTGCTCAGCATCACCGCGACGATCTTCCTGGTGCAGGTCGTCGGCGCGCTGATCTCGGGATCGCTCGCGCTGCTCGCAGACGCGGGGCACATGCTCACGGACGCCACCGGCGTGCTCATCGCGCTCATCGCGACGTTCATCGCGGCTCTGCCTGCCACCTCGAAGCGCACCTACGGGCTCATGCGCGTGGAGGTGCTGTCGGCGATGATCAACGGCATCGTGCTCAGCGTGATCTGCATCGTCATCGTGTACAGCGCGATCCAGCGCATCGGCAGCGAGGTCGAGATCGAGACCGGGCCGATGCTCATCGCGGCGATCATCGGCGCCGTCGCCAACCTCGTCTCCCTGCTCATCCTGCAATCGGGGCAGAAGGAGAGCATCAACGTGCGCGGCGCCTACCTCGAGGTGCTCGGCGACCTCATCGGCTCCGGCGCAGTCATCATCGCGGGCTTCATCATCATGTTCACCGGCTGGAACTGGGTGGACCAGGTCGCGGCCTTCGCGATCGCGCTGCTGATCGCCCCGCGGGCCTACAGCCTGCTGAAGGACGTCGTGAGGATCCTGCTCGAGAGCACGCCGAAGGACGTCGACCTCGATCAGACGCGCGAGCACATGCTGTCGGTGCCGGGCGTGGAGCAGGTGCACGACCTGCACGCGTGGACCATCACCTCGGGGGTGAACGCGATGTCCGCCCACGTGGTCGTCGACGAGGAGACGCTGGACTGGGAGCGGTACGACCGCATCCTCGACGAGCTGCACGCCTGCCTCGGGGAGCACTTCGACACCGAGCACTGCACGATCCAGCTCGAGCCCTCGCACCACGCGAGCCACGAGAGCGACACACACGACTGA
- a CDS encoding cupin domain-containing protein yields the protein MTQAIVITDVVTTDAGEHRDKATAEQPGQTESSRTVWESAEGIRSGVWEVTPGSFSSTRPEYHEMCQIVSGRATIEEADGTAFEVGPGSLFITPEGWTGRWTVHETLRKVWVVIPFAALAAPVRGEA from the coding sequence ATGACCCAGGCCATCGTCATCACCGACGTCGTCACGACCGATGCGGGCGAGCACCGCGACAAAGCCACCGCCGAGCAGCCCGGGCAGACCGAGTCCTCGCGCACCGTGTGGGAGTCCGCCGAGGGCATCCGCTCAGGCGTCTGGGAGGTGACGCCCGGCTCGTTCAGCAGCACCCGCCCCGAGTACCATGAGATGTGCCAGATCGTCTCGGGCCGCGCCACGATCGAGGAGGCCGACGGAACGGCCTTCGAGGTGGGGCCCGGATCCCTCTTCATCACTCCCGAGGGCTGGACGGGGCGCTGGACCGTCCACGAGACCCTCCGAAAGGTCTGGGTCGTGATCCCCTTCGCCGCGCTCGCCGCGCCCGTGCGCGGCGAGGCGTGA
- a CDS encoding FAD-dependent oxidoreductase has protein sequence MKYADAVVIVGSGAAGHSCARTLRQSGFTGGVLVVDAEGAGINRTLVDTGLLPGLLTAEQIALPTLPEVEAVRGRVVGLEGDGRTVVLDDGRRLRGERLVIASGRTPRALDRGIAVEAGAPLHPLHGIADAERLRRAVPDPSAARVVVLGAGFIGAEVASFYADAGAVVTLIGRSSRPLERALGSGIAERLARRHAERTDFRWGRGVRAIRSASGGARGARVELETAEAVGADAVIVAVGSVPAAAWAGFPGGIPTDDRLRVAGWDGVYAAGGAAAPRTAAGILRVDHWDAAAAQGAHAARALLHDLGAGEDPGPYLPVSGFTLMAHGAAIAARGVRAEGAAEEEVALDGGGLLTRFIGADGRVTGVAGWNAGARVAAEAARIVADPDLAATA, from the coding sequence ATGAAGTACGCAGATGCAGTGGTGATCGTGGGCTCGGGAGCGGCGGGCCACAGCTGCGCCCGGACCCTGCGCCAGAGCGGATTCACGGGTGGCGTTCTCGTGGTCGACGCGGAGGGCGCCGGCATCAATCGCACGCTCGTCGACACCGGACTGCTGCCGGGGCTGCTGACCGCCGAGCAGATCGCGCTGCCGACCCTGCCGGAGGTCGAGGCGGTGCGGGGCCGCGTCGTCGGGCTCGAGGGCGACGGTCGCACGGTCGTGCTCGACGACGGGCGGCGGCTGAGGGGCGAGCGGCTCGTGATCGCCTCCGGCAGAACTCCGCGTGCGCTCGACCGGGGGATTGCGGTCGAGGCAGGGGCGCCGCTGCACCCGCTCCACGGTATCGCCGACGCCGAGCGTCTGCGGCGGGCTGTGCCGGATCCCTCCGCCGCCCGCGTGGTCGTGCTCGGGGCAGGGTTCATCGGCGCCGAGGTCGCGAGCTTCTACGCCGATGCGGGTGCCGTGGTCACGCTCATCGGGAGGTCATCCCGCCCGCTCGAACGCGCTCTCGGCAGCGGTATCGCCGAGCGGCTCGCGCGGAGGCACGCCGAGCGCACGGACTTCCGCTGGGGGCGCGGCGTGCGCGCGATCCGCAGCGCATCCGGCGGTGCGCGGGGCGCGCGGGTGGAGCTCGAGACGGCCGAGGCGGTGGGGGCCGACGCCGTCATCGTCGCCGTCGGATCCGTTCCCGCCGCCGCGTGGGCGGGCTTTCCCGGCGGCATCCCCACCGATGATCGGCTGCGGGTCGCCGGGTGGGACGGCGTGTACGCCGCCGGCGGAGCCGCGGCGCCCCGGACCGCCGCCGGAATCCTGCGCGTCGATCACTGGGACGCGGCGGCGGCTCAGGGCGCCCACGCCGCCCGCGCCCTGCTGCACGACCTCGGTGCGGGCGAGGACCCGGGTCCCTACTTGCCCGTGAGCGGCTTCACTCTCATGGCGCACGGCGCGGCCATCGCGGCCCGCGGCGTGCGCGCAGAGGGCGCGGCCGAGGAGGAGGTCGCCCTTGACGGGGGCGGCCTGCTGACCCGCTTCATCGGCGCCGACGGACGTGTGACCGGGGTCGCCGGCTGGAACGCCGGCGCGCGCGTCGCCGCGGAGGCGGCTCGGATCGTCGCGGATCCCGACCTCGCCGCCACCGCCTGA
- a CDS encoding cytochrome c oxidase assembly protein — translation MPRYLRVLAPATLLAATLVALIIGLSIGGAADERALADPGAIVRFGLPVSRTLVNVSMAGLIGSVVMAVWALAGLNPASHASGTRTHAPASRGGGEPPAETRTAMDLAAASAAVLTVASAATILFTYVDVSGLAFSPDAQFGAGLAQFVTEIELGRLWLLELLLAAVTTVMAFAIRGRRLTLLVLLAALVSTLPLAQQGHAAGASGHGLAVNALLVHLIGAAVWLGGLLTLVFVARVVDRQRLAVLTARYSTLALFAFIGVLASGVVSAWMRIGSVDALFGTGYGQLVVLKTAALLALGVFGAVQRSRLIPRIASGATRAFAWFVVAELAVMGIASGVAGALGRTATPVALEPARDQGGRISPAEWLTGDPLPPELTAGSYLTEWKFDLAWVLVCVFGVALYLAGVLRLARRGDRWPIGRTVAWILGLLLLFYTTNGALNAYEQYLFSVHMLGHMMLTMLIPLVLVLGAPITLALRAVERRTDGSWGGREWIMWAIATPYSKIITHPAVAAVVFSGSLWVFYFTPIARWAAEEHLGHQWMIIHFLISGYLFSLSMIGVDPVPYRFPYPLRLVTLFATMASHAFFGVTLMTGDGLLLADWYGAMGRTWGATPLEDQNTGGGIAWGIGELPTLALALVVAVQWSRSDAKEQKRKDRAADRSGDAELEAYNAMLAKTAARDERAAHR, via the coding sequence GTGCCCCGATACCTGCGCGTGCTCGCGCCCGCCACCCTGCTCGCGGCGACCCTCGTAGCCTTGATCATCGGGCTCTCGATCGGGGGCGCCGCCGATGAGCGCGCACTGGCCGATCCCGGCGCGATCGTGCGCTTCGGCCTTCCCGTCTCGCGCACGCTCGTGAACGTGTCGATGGCGGGGCTCATCGGCTCCGTGGTGATGGCCGTCTGGGCGCTCGCGGGCCTCAACCCGGCCTCGCACGCAAGCGGGACCCGCACGCACGCGCCCGCATCCCGCGGGGGAGGCGAGCCGCCCGCAGAGACGCGGACCGCAATGGATCTCGCCGCGGCGTCGGCCGCCGTGCTCACCGTCGCGAGCGCGGCGACGATCCTCTTCACTTACGTCGACGTATCCGGCCTCGCGTTCTCGCCCGATGCGCAGTTCGGCGCGGGGCTCGCCCAGTTCGTCACGGAGATCGAGCTGGGCCGGCTGTGGCTGCTCGAGTTGCTGCTCGCCGCGGTTACCACGGTGATGGCCTTCGCGATCCGGGGGCGCCGCCTCACCCTGCTGGTGCTGCTCGCCGCCCTGGTCTCCACGCTGCCCCTCGCGCAGCAGGGACACGCCGCGGGTGCGTCGGGGCACGGGCTGGCCGTCAACGCGCTGCTGGTGCACCTCATCGGCGCGGCGGTGTGGCTGGGGGGTCTGCTCACCCTGGTCTTCGTGGCGAGGGTCGTCGACCGGCAGCGGCTGGCGGTGCTCACCGCGCGCTACTCCACGCTGGCGCTCTTCGCGTTCATCGGCGTTCTCGCCTCGGGGGTGGTGAGCGCCTGGATGCGCATCGGCTCCGTCGACGCGCTGTTCGGCACCGGTTACGGGCAGCTCGTGGTGCTGAAGACCGCGGCGCTTCTCGCCCTCGGCGTGTTCGGCGCGGTGCAGCGCTCGCGCCTGATCCCGCGTATCGCGAGCGGTGCGACCCGGGCTTTCGCCTGGTTCGTCGTCGCGGAGCTCGCCGTCATGGGCATCGCGAGCGGTGTGGCGGGAGCGCTCGGGCGCACCGCGACGCCGGTCGCGCTCGAGCCGGCTCGCGATCAGGGCGGCAGGATCAGCCCGGCCGAGTGGCTCACCGGCGATCCGCTGCCGCCCGAGCTGACCGCCGGGAGCTACCTCACCGAGTGGAAATTCGACCTCGCGTGGGTGCTCGTGTGCGTCTTCGGCGTCGCGCTGTACCTGGCGGGAGTGCTGCGCCTCGCCCGCCGCGGCGACCGGTGGCCCATCGGCCGCACCGTCGCCTGGATTCTCGGCCTGCTGCTGCTCTTCTACACGACCAACGGCGCGCTCAACGCGTACGAGCAGTACCTGTTCAGCGTGCACATGCTGGGGCACATGATGCTGACCATGCTCATTCCCCTCGTGCTCGTGCTCGGCGCGCCGATCACGCTCGCGCTGCGGGCCGTGGAGCGCCGCACCGACGGCTCGTGGGGCGGTCGCGAGTGGATCATGTGGGCGATCGCGACGCCCTACTCGAAGATCATCACGCACCCGGCCGTGGCCGCGGTCGTGTTCTCGGGGTCCCTGTGGGTCTTCTACTTCACGCCGATCGCACGTTGGGCCGCCGAGGAGCACCTCGGCCACCAGTGGATGATCATCCACTTCCTCATCTCGGGTTACCTGTTCAGCCTGTCGATGATCGGCGTCGATCCGGTGCCGTACCGCTTCCCGTACCCGCTGCGACTGGTGACCCTGTTCGCGACGATGGCGTCGCACGCGTTCTTCGGCGTGACGCTCATGACTGGTGACGGGCTGCTGCTCGCGGACTGGTACGGCGCGATGGGCCGCACCTGGGGTGCGACACCGCTCGAGGACCAGAACACGGGAGGCGGGATCGCGTGGGGGATCGGCGAGCTGCCGACGCTCGCGCTCGCGCTCGTGGTCGCGGTGCAGTGGTCGCGCAGCGACGCGAAGGAGCAGAAGCGCAAGGATCGGGCCGCGGATCGCTCGGGGGACGCCGAGCTCGAGGCCTACAACGCGATGCTGGCGAAGACCGCGGCGCGCGACGAGCGCGCCGCGCACCGCTGA
- a CDS encoding heavy-metal-associated domain-containing protein, with product MATTKYQVSGMSCGHCEVAIRGEVEQIPGVTGIEVSSATGNLAVTTDGAPVDDAAVLAAVEEAGYEASVA from the coding sequence ATGGCAACCACGAAGTACCAGGTCAGCGGGATGAGCTGCGGCCACTGCGAGGTCGCGATCCGCGGCGAGGTGGAGCAGATCCCGGGCGTCACCGGCATCGAGGTCAGCTCAGCCACAGGCAACCTCGCGGTGACCACCGACGGCGCTCCCGTCGACGACGCCGCGGTGCTCGCGGCCGTCGAGGAGGCCGGGTACGAGGCGAGCGTCGCCTAG
- a CDS encoding DUF305 domain-containing protein, producing the protein MRTRTTATALAAIAITAGFTLSACSSAPDAAEPTATEVQTTESPALPADVNEADVTFTSGMIAHHEQAIEMSDIVLAKTGVDERVVALAEEIKAAQGPEIEQLRDWLAEWGVEEAAAAGEHGSHGSGGMISEEGISALQAADGAAASKLFLEQMIEHHEGALVMAEPAVEGGENADVVALAQSVIDAQTAEIDHMRELLATM; encoded by the coding sequence ATGCGTACTCGCACCACTGCCACCGCGCTCGCCGCTATCGCCATTACCGCAGGCTTCACGCTCTCGGCCTGCAGCAGCGCTCCCGACGCGGCAGAACCGACCGCGACCGAGGTGCAGACCACCGAATCACCGGCCCTTCCCGCCGACGTGAACGAGGCCGACGTCACCTTCACCTCGGGCATGATCGCCCACCACGAGCAGGCGATCGAGATGTCCGACATCGTGCTCGCGAAGACCGGCGTCGACGAGCGCGTCGTCGCGCTGGCCGAGGAGATCAAGGCCGCGCAGGGTCCCGAGATCGAGCAGCTCAGGGACTGGCTCGCCGAGTGGGGTGTCGAGGAGGCCGCGGCCGCCGGCGAGCACGGCAGCCACGGATCCGGCGGCATGATCAGCGAAGAGGGCATCTCCGCGCTGCAAGCCGCTGACGGTGCTGCGGCGTCGAAGCTCTTCCTCGAGCAGATGATCGAGCACCACGAGGGCGCACTCGTCATGGCCGAACCCGCCGTCGAGGGCGGCGAGAACGCCGACGTCGTCGCACTCGCGCAGTCCGTGATCGACGCGCAGACCGCGGAGATCGATCACATGCGCGAGCTGCTCGCCACGATGTAG